A region from the Metopolophium dirhodum isolate CAU chromosome 9, ASM1992520v1, whole genome shotgun sequence genome encodes:
- the LOC132951814 gene encoding peroxiredoxin-6-like gives MLKIGQIVADVSLKTTAGDFGVHEYFGGSWGLLVCYVADFSAVCTDELSRLVKDFHEFESRNIKILAMSCDSIDSHNKWIEDIKKVSGMKSDEKFPFPIVSDRNRMVSLYLNVLDAKCIDEDGIPLPCRAAFVLAPDMTIQLIHFYPENIGRNFDEIFRTIDALQLTFKFSNDLFTPCGWKPVTDCLVSPKIPKDEIEKKFPTATVIELPSGKDYMRIIPKIEVNKKYDK, from the exons ATGTTGAAAATAGGACAGATAGTGGCTGATGTTAGCCTAAAGACGACCGCTGGTGACTTTGGCGTACACGAGTACTTCGGAGGCAG ctGGGGTTTGTTAGTATGTTATGTGGCCGATTTTTCTGCTGTATGTACTGATGAGCTGAGTCGATTGGTGAAAGACTTTCATGAATTTGAATctcgaaatataaaaatattggcgATGTCTTGTGATTCTATTGATTCTCACAATAAATGGAtagag GATATAAAGAAAGTGAGTGGAATGAAATCTGACGAAAAATTTCCATTTCCAATTGTATCAGATCGTAATCGTATGGTTTCCTTGTACCTGAATGTATTAGATGCAAAATGCATCGATGAGGATGGCATACCTTTACCTTGTAGAGCTGCATTTGTTTTGGCACCTGACATGACCATTCAACTCATACATTTTTACCCTGAAAACATTGGACGTAACTTCGA TGAGATTTTTAGAACCATTGATGCTCTACAACTGACTTTCAAATTCAGCAACGACTTATTTACTCCTTGCGGTTGGAAA cctGTCACGGATTGCTTAGTATCGCCAAAAATACCTAAagatgaaattgaaaaaaaattccctACCGCTACAGTTATCGAATTACCATCAGGAAAAGATTATATGCGCATCATTCCAAAAATAgaggttaataaaaaatacgacaaataa